The following are encoded together in the Xanthomonas vesicatoria ATCC 35937 genome:
- the motD gene encoding flagellar motor protein MotD: MARRRKHHEEHGNHEAWAIPYADLMTLLLAFFVVMYAISSLNEGKYKVMAQALTSAFGGSSTNASPVQLGKTQSLGADYDRPSVIKAGAPMAASNGPTDPTLLPSMAAQMRMPVSLRNQTQLARAQRQMDAVEQQLSKTLSPLIDKKLITIRRNDLWIEVEINSDILFGTGSATLAGGARGTLSTLASVLRDAPNGVRVEGYTDNQPIATVQFPSNWELSAARAASVVHLFADDGIAPQRLAMVGYGEFRARADNTTEAGRNANRRVVLIILADSAGSLAPDPPSQLHATAAGAPKLPKSDGGQTAVTTESGTSSVPAVIEGVQ; this comes from the coding sequence ATGGCCCGTCGTCGCAAACACCACGAAGAACATGGCAACCACGAAGCGTGGGCGATTCCGTACGCCGACCTGATGACCTTGCTGCTGGCGTTTTTTGTGGTGATGTACGCCATCTCCTCGCTCAACGAGGGCAAATACAAGGTCATGGCGCAGGCACTGACCAGTGCGTTCGGTGGCTCCTCCACCAACGCCAGCCCGGTGCAACTGGGCAAGACCCAGAGCCTGGGCGCCGACTACGACCGTCCGTCGGTGATCAAGGCCGGCGCACCGATGGCTGCGTCCAACGGCCCCACCGACCCTACCCTGCTGCCGTCGATGGCCGCACAGATGCGCATGCCGGTGTCGCTGCGCAATCAGACCCAGCTGGCACGCGCGCAGCGTCAGATGGATGCGGTGGAGCAGCAGTTGAGCAAGACGCTGTCGCCGCTGATCGACAAGAAACTCATCACCATCCGCCGCAACGATCTGTGGATCGAGGTGGAGATCAACAGCGACATCCTGTTCGGCACCGGCTCGGCCACCCTGGCCGGCGGCGCCCGCGGAACGCTGTCGACATTGGCGTCGGTGTTGCGCGATGCGCCCAACGGCGTGCGTGTGGAGGGCTATACCGACAACCAGCCCATCGCTACCGTGCAGTTTCCTTCCAATTGGGAGCTGTCGGCGGCGCGTGCGGCCAGCGTAGTGCACCTGTTTGCCGACGATGGCATCGCCCCGCAACGATTGGCGATGGTCGGCTATGGAGAATTCCGCGCACGTGCCGATAACACAACCGAGGCGGGACGGAATGCGAACCGGCGTGTGGTGTTGATCATACTCGCTGACTCAGCTGGCTCACTCGCACCCGATCCGCCATCGCAGTTGCATGCGACCGCCGCCGGGGCGCCAAAGCTTCCCAAGTCAGACGGCGGCCAAACGGCCGTCACCACCGAAAGCGGCACAAGTTCCGTCCCCGCCGTAATTGAAGGAGTGCAGTGA
- a CDS encoding ParA family protein, which translates to MRIWAIANQKGGVGKTTTTLALGRGLAALGHRVLLIDLDPHSSLTRAFGVAVDPPPRGVLDLFGTPPSDLASLAHESAIPGLSYVCAQAALATLERRSANQPGLGLALQNAMTRHAGQHDYILLDCPPTLGLLMINALAACDRVVVPTQAEPLALHGLASMVRTADMVQRSRRRELPVSILPTLFDRRTRAGNETLKEMQTTYGPVVWEDAVPMDTRICNAAALTVPATGADYQGRGLSAYRRALEWVLADDAMRMEQAA; encoded by the coding sequence ATGCGTATCTGGGCAATCGCCAACCAAAAGGGCGGCGTAGGCAAGACCACCACGACGCTGGCGTTGGGTCGCGGATTGGCCGCGCTCGGGCATCGGGTGTTGTTGATCGACCTCGACCCGCACTCCTCGCTCACCCGCGCGTTCGGCGTGGCGGTCGACCCGCCGCCGCGCGGGGTATTGGACCTGTTTGGCACCCCGCCGAGCGACCTGGCCAGCCTGGCGCACGAAAGTGCCATCCCCGGCCTGTCGTATGTGTGCGCCCAAGCCGCACTGGCCACGCTGGAACGCCGTAGCGCCAATCAGCCCGGCTTGGGCCTGGCATTGCAAAACGCGATGACTCGCCACGCCGGCCAACACGATTACATCCTGCTCGACTGCCCGCCCACGCTCGGCCTGTTGATGATCAACGCACTGGCCGCCTGCGATCGCGTGGTGGTGCCGACCCAGGCCGAGCCGCTCGCATTGCATGGCCTTGCCAGCATGGTGCGCACCGCCGACATGGTGCAGCGCTCGCGTCGTCGCGAGCTGCCGGTGTCGATCCTGCCGACCCTGTTCGACCGTCGCACACGCGCCGGCAACGAAACGCTCAAGGAAATGCAGACCACCTACGGCCCGGTGGTGTGGGAAGACGCCGTTCCGATGGACACCCGAATTTGCAATGCCGCCGCACTGACCGTCCCCGCCACCGGCGCCGATTATCAGGGCCGCGGCCTGTCCGCCTATCGCCGCGCGCTGGAATGGGTGCTGGCCGATGACGCGATGCGTATGGAGCAAGCCGCATGA